CTGGGCGAGCGCCCACCGACATCAGAGCTGATTTTTCTCTCCACCCACGAACCCTGCACCATGTGCATGTCGGCAATCACCTGGGCCGGTTTCGACAATTTCTATTATTTCTTCAGCCATGAAGATAGCCGCGATGCCTTCGCCATTCCTCATGACCTGAAAATTCTGAAGGAAGTGTTCGGACTTGAGCCCGGCGGCTATCGCAAACAGAATGCCTTCTGGCACAGTTTCGCTATCAACGACATGATTGAAGTGGAAGACGATGCCATTCGTGGTGAACTGCTGACCCAGGCCCAGAAGATCCGTGGCCTCTATGGCAATCTGTCCGGCCAGTATCAATCGGCCAAAAGCGGCAACGACATTCCGCTAAACTGATCTTTCTTGAATAAGGAAAAACTATGCAGCCTTCAAAGGATATCGCCCGGCTGATCGAAATCATGGCGGCGCTTCGCGATCCGCAAACCGGCTGCCCCTGGGACATTGTCCAGACCTTCGAGACGATCAAGCCTTATACGCTGGAAGAAGCCTATGAAGTGGCCGACGCCATTGAGCGCAACGACCCGGACGATCTCTGCGAAGAATTGGGCGATCTTCTGCTGCAAGTGGTGTTTCATGCGCGGATTGCCGAGGAGGCCGGACTGTTTTCCTTCGGCGACGTGGTCGAGGCTGTGACCTCCAAGATGATCCGCCGTCATCCGCATGTGTTTGCCCGCTCAGAGGCCGATACGCCTGACGCCGTCAAGCTGCAATGGGATGCGATTAAAAAACAGGAAAAGCAGGAAAGAGCCGAACGCCGCGCAGCGCGTGGTGTGGCCGAGATGTTTAAAGACGGTCATCTCGGCTCAGTGCAGCGAACATTTCCGGCCCTGACGGAGGCCGTCAAGCTTCAGGAACAGGCTGCAAAGGTCGGGTTCGATTGGGCTGAGGCCGAACCCATTCTCGACAAGATCGAGGAAGAGATCGCTGAACTGCGTGAAGCGCTCCAAGCCGGGCAGCCAGACAAGATAAAGGACGAGTTGGGAGATCTGATTTTCGCTCTGGTCAATATTGGCCGACACACCGGCAGCGATCCCGAGCAAGCCCTGCGGGGAACGAATGTGAAATTCAGACGGCGTTTCGGCCATATCGAACAATCCTTGGCCGCCGAAAAATCATCGCTGGAAGATGCCAGCCTTGAGCGGATGGAGGAGCTTTGGCAGGCTGCAAAGCAGCTGGAACGCGGCGGCAAAACTGATGGCTAGCCAAATTCCAATCGCGGACATCAAGCCACGATTTTGATTTTAAATACTTTTTGGATTTTCTCAAAAGCGCAATCGTATCGGTGGATGCGATTGCGCACGTGATCGCAGAACTCCACTCTCGCACAAGTTATCAGTTATAATTATTTTTAATAAATATTATATCGACAACGCTTGCCTTTGAGCTGGCCAGTCGCTTGTGGAGCTCGCATCATGAACGTACATGTCAAGACCAGGCCGCCCGGACAATCACCGCAGCCCGAAGACATTGCCCACTTCATGCAGATTCTATCCTGTATCCCGGATGCGCAGACGGCATGTTGGATGGGAACGGAGTTCCTTTCTCAACTGGCGCCGCAGGACCTCCGTGAGGCAACGGTGGCGTTGTCGCATGTCCATCCCTTCTTCTTGCCCGATATCGACAACGATGGAGCAGAAAACCTCAAACTCTGCCTTGGTCGGTTTGCCGAGACGGTCCTTCAGGCGCGATT
This region of Agrobacterium vitis genomic DNA includes:
- the mazG gene encoding nucleoside triphosphate pyrophosphohydrolase, with translation MQPSKDIARLIEIMAALRDPQTGCPWDIVQTFETIKPYTLEEAYEVADAIERNDPDDLCEELGDLLLQVVFHARIAEEAGLFSFGDVVEAVTSKMIRRHPHVFARSEADTPDAVKLQWDAIKKQEKQERAERRAARGVAEMFKDGHLGSVQRTFPALTEAVKLQEQAAKVGFDWAEAEPILDKIEEEIAELREALQAGQPDKIKDELGDLIFALVNIGRHTGSDPEQALRGTNVKFRRRFGHIEQSLAAEKSSLEDASLERMEELWQAAKQLERGGKTDG
- a CDS encoding deaminase — encoded protein: MTDQNLTARLLDVIEQDIIPLTEKGVADGNKIFGAAILRKSDLSLVLAETNNELENPLWHGEVHTLKRFYELGERPPTSELIFLSTHEPCTMCMSAITWAGFDNFYYFFSHEDSRDAFAIPHDLKILKEVFGLEPGGYRKQNAFWHSFAINDMIEVEDDAIRGELLTQAQKIRGLYGNLSGQYQSAKSGNDIPLN